The following are from one region of the Nostoc cf. commune SO-36 genome:
- a CDS encoding CsbD family protein — translation MSAEKRVEATVKNIEGKIQEVVGEITGNPQDKAEGQTKQAQAQATHTVENIKDELKKALD, via the coding sequence ATGAGCGCCGAAAAAAGAGTAGAAGCTACTGTAAAGAATATTGAAGGGAAAATTCAAGAGGTTGTGGGTGAAATAACTGGCAATCCACAAGATAAAGCTGAAGGACAAACAAAGCAAGCCCAAGCCCAAGCTACTCACACTGTAGAAAACATTAAAGACGAACTTAAGAAAGCTTTAGATTAA
- a CDS encoding cupin domain-containing protein, which translates to MSDTSVKKIDSTHSPKGKLGQKYLASGKSISMRLWEEEQPNENKEPASRDYETVGYVINGRAELHIEGQMILLEPGNSWVVPKGASHTYKILEPFTAVEATSPPAQIHGRDEN; encoded by the coding sequence ATGAGCGATACCAGCGTTAAAAAAATAGATTCTACCCATTCCCCTAAAGGTAAACTCGGTCAGAAGTATCTTGCTTCTGGTAAATCTATTTCCATGCGTCTTTGGGAAGAAGAACAACCAAACGAAAACAAAGAACCAGCTTCGCGCGACTATGAAACAGTTGGTTATGTAATTAATGGTCGTGCCGAATTGCACATTGAAGGGCAAATGATTTTGCTAGAGCCTGGGAATTCTTGGGTTGTACCCAAAGGAGCCAGCCACACATACAAAATCCTGGAACCATTCACGGCTGTTGAAGCAACCAGTCCACCGGCTCAAATCCACGGACGGGATGAAAATTAA
- a CDS encoding zinc-dependent alcohol dehydrogenase, translating into MKAVCWNGANDVQVQSVPDPTILNPRDAIIKITSTAICGSDLHIYGGYIPTVQQDDIIGHEFIGEVVEVGRGVNNLKIGDRVVVPSTIGCGNCHYCQGDMWSLCDNSNSNGWIEEKLFGNITSAIYGYSHMLGGYAGAQAEYIRVPFADVGVVKVPPDLPDEMLLFISDAIPTGYMGAELCDIQPGDTVAVWGCGAVEQFAMISAYMMRAEKVIEIDRFPERLEMAKKFAKAEVINYEEVNAGEALKEMTGGRGPDACIDAVGLEAHGVGLEDFYDQTKQKLKLETDRPHVLREMMVACRKGGTLSIMGVYGGFVDKIPFGAAFNKGLTFRMGQMHGQKYMHSLLQMILDGKLDPSFVITHQLPLEQAPHAYNIFQQKKDNCIKVVLKP; encoded by the coding sequence ATGAAAGCAGTCTGCTGGAACGGTGCAAATGATGTGCAGGTACAGTCGGTACCAGACCCGACAATTCTTAACCCGCGTGATGCGATTATTAAAATTACTTCCACGGCAATTTGTGGCTCTGATCTACATATATATGGTGGCTATATTCCCACAGTGCAACAGGATGACATTATTGGTCACGAATTCATAGGAGAAGTCGTGGAAGTTGGCAGAGGAGTCAACAATTTAAAAATAGGCGATCGCGTTGTTGTTCCTTCCACAATTGGCTGTGGTAATTGCCATTATTGCCAAGGTGATATGTGGTCATTGTGTGATAACTCCAATTCTAACGGTTGGATTGAAGAAAAATTGTTTGGCAATATCACCTCAGCCATTTATGGCTACTCCCACATGTTAGGTGGGTATGCAGGCGCACAAGCAGAATATATCCGTGTACCCTTTGCTGATGTGGGTGTCGTCAAAGTTCCGCCAGATTTGCCGGATGAGATGTTGTTATTCATCTCCGATGCTATTCCCACCGGTTATATGGGCGCAGAATTATGCGATATCCAACCAGGTGATACTGTAGCCGTTTGGGGTTGCGGTGCTGTTGAACAATTTGCCATGATTAGCGCCTATATGATGAGAGCCGAAAAAGTGATCGAGATCGATCGCTTTCCCGAACGCCTGGAAATGGCGAAAAAGTTTGCCAAAGCAGAAGTGATTAACTACGAAGAAGTTAATGCTGGCGAAGCGTTGAAAGAGATGACTGGTGGTCGTGGTCCTGATGCTTGCATCGATGCCGTTGGTTTAGAAGCACACGGCGTTGGTTTAGAAGACTTCTACGACCAAACAAAACAAAAGCTCAAATTGGAAACCGACCGTCCCCACGTTCTGCGGGAAATGATGGTTGCCTGTCGTAAAGGCGGGACTCTTTCAATTATGGGTGTTTATGGCGGTTTTGTAGACAAAATACCATTTGGTGCAGCCTTTAATAAGGGTCTAACTTTTAGGATGGGACAAATGCATGGACAAAAATATATGCATTCGTTATTGCAGATGATTTTGGATGGAAAACTTGATCCATCTTTTGTTATCACCCATCAATTGCCTCTAGAGCAAGCACCCCACGCCTACAACATTTTTCAACAAAAAAAGGATAACTGTATCAAAGTTGTTCTTAAACCCTAA
- a CDS encoding SRPBCC family protein encodes MTSTSGDKSSTNQPEAGEVERWASLIGGGAMVLMGLRQGSLRGALTALAGGGLVYQGATKQSTIQKAQEAIGINQPIKVEKTVTINKSAEELYRFWHNFENLPTFMKHLKSVKVHNEKRSHWIANAPLDNTVEWDADILEDRENEFISWASVEGADIDNSGFVRFKKAPGDRGTEVKVVLEYNPPGGALAATVAKLFGEEPEQQIGDELRRFKMLMETGEISTTEGQTSGRK; translated from the coding sequence GTGACTTCAACATCAGGGGATAAATCAAGTACAAACCAGCCAGAAGCTGGTGAAGTTGAGCGTTGGGCATCTCTCATTGGTGGTGGTGCGATGGTGCTAATGGGTTTAAGGCAAGGTTCATTGCGGGGAGCGCTGACGGCTTTAGCCGGTGGCGGTTTGGTTTATCAAGGTGCAACCAAGCAAAGCACAATCCAGAAAGCACAGGAAGCAATAGGTATAAACCAACCCATCAAAGTTGAAAAGACGGTAACTATCAATAAATCGGCAGAAGAATTGTATCGCTTTTGGCACAACTTTGAGAATCTGCCTACATTTATGAAGCATCTTAAATCTGTCAAGGTGCATAACGAAAAACGTTCTCATTGGATTGCTAATGCACCTTTGGATAATACCGTAGAATGGGATGCAGATATTCTCGAAGACCGAGAAAATGAATTTATTTCTTGGGCTTCTGTAGAAGGTGCAGACATTGATAATTCTGGTTTTGTCCGCTTTAAAAAAGCACCAGGCGATCGCGGCACGGAAGTCAAGGTTGTTTTGGAGTATAACCCACCAGGTGGAGCATTGGCAGCTACTGTAGCTAAACTTTTTGGTGAAGAACCAGAACAGCAAATTGGTGATGAATTGCGCCGTTTCAAGATGCTCATGGAAACAGGCGAAATTTCCACCACTGAAGGTCAAACTTCTGGACGCAAGTAG